The following proteins are encoded in a genomic region of Odontesthes bonariensis isolate fOdoBon6 chromosome 19, fOdoBon6.hap1, whole genome shotgun sequence:
- the LOC142368541 gene encoding uncharacterized protein LOC142368541 isoform X2 encodes MSHLLSDKGNDPMQAVNSDSRVPEPVPGEGSPVNSEALEEFAQNMAENIIQSFQSKLEKMDPEVPRSDQDQEMLAEELASAVIETALREVSYAHIGGSGSSTLKTYHEKLSFVDTSGEEEEEEEEEEEEEEEDLLDADMDPVQEIQTTRDVQPYHPPLSQSGLPIAGSLDYPDAPPTTPLIPELERSRSSFARKLKGGLAKVFLPSPPPPTPKDKEENSDGAMTDPQLELMEHLMHSLTTNDLARDGSPHGTSMEAFAEALSGDIMDWVLSARNRDQITDESGIHRLAHHLAETIITSSLDKAKMLD; translated from the exons ATGTCACATCTACTCTCAGATAAGGGAAAT GATCCAATGCAGGCTGTAAATTCAGATTCGAGGGTACCAGAGCCCGTTCCTGGCGAGGGAAGTCCTGTAAACTCAGAGGCTCTTGAGGAGTTTGCCCAAAATATGGCAGAGAACATAATTCAGTCATTTCAAAGCAAACTGGAAAAGATGGACCCcgaggtgcccaggtcagaTCAAGACCAGGAGATGTTAGCTGAGGAGTTAGCATCAGCGGTAATAGAGACTGCACTGAGGGAAGTGAGTTACGCTCACATTGGTGGTTCAGGGAGTTCAACTTTAAAGACTTATCACGAAAAACTGTCCTTTGTGGATACAtctggagaagaagaagaagaagaagaggaagaagaagaagaagaagaagaagacttgTTGGATGCAGATATGGATCCAGTTCAGGAAATCCAGACTACCAGAGATGTTCAGCCCTACCATCCACCTCTATCCCAGTCAGGCCTTCCTATTGCTGGATCCCTCGACTACCCCGACGCCCCTCCAACCACCCCTCTGATCCCCGAGCTAGAAAGGAGCAGAAGCAGCTTCGCCCGGAAGCTGAAGGGGGGGTTGGCAAAGGTTTTCCTGCCCTCTCCTCCGCCGCCAACGCCGAAAGACAAAGAAGAAAACTCAGACGGTGCCATGACTGACCCTCAGCTGGAGCTGATGGAGCATCTGATGCATTCGCTTACCACAAATGATTTGGCCAGAGACGGTTCTCCGCATGGAACCAGTATGGAGGCTTTTGCAGAGGCTCTGTCAGGTGATATCATGGACTGGGTCCTGAGTGCCAGAAACAGAGATCAGATAACAGACGAAAGCGGCATTCATCGACTGGCACATCATCTCGCTGAAACCATCATCACCTCCTCCCTTGATAAAGCTAAAATGCTTGACTAG
- the LOC142368541 gene encoding uncharacterized protein LOC142368541 isoform X1 translates to MYFIRTEETTAPTVTLDPMQAVNSDSRVPEPVPGEGSPVNSEALEEFAQNMAENIIQSFQSKLEKMDPEVPRSDQDQEMLAEELASAVIETALREVSYAHIGGSGSSTLKTYHEKLSFVDTSGEEEEEEEEEEEEEEEDLLDADMDPVQEIQTTRDVQPYHPPLSQSGLPIAGSLDYPDAPPTTPLIPELERSRSSFARKLKGGLAKVFLPSPPPPTPKDKEENSDGAMTDPQLELMEHLMHSLTTNDLARDGSPHGTSMEAFAEALSGDIMDWVLSARNRDQITDESGIHRLAHHLAETIITSSLDKAKMLD, encoded by the exons ATGTACTTCATCCGCACTGAAGAAACTACAGCCCCAACTGTCACCCTG GATCCAATGCAGGCTGTAAATTCAGATTCGAGGGTACCAGAGCCCGTTCCTGGCGAGGGAAGTCCTGTAAACTCAGAGGCTCTTGAGGAGTTTGCCCAAAATATGGCAGAGAACATAATTCAGTCATTTCAAAGCAAACTGGAAAAGATGGACCCcgaggtgcccaggtcagaTCAAGACCAGGAGATGTTAGCTGAGGAGTTAGCATCAGCGGTAATAGAGACTGCACTGAGGGAAGTGAGTTACGCTCACATTGGTGGTTCAGGGAGTTCAACTTTAAAGACTTATCACGAAAAACTGTCCTTTGTGGATACAtctggagaagaagaagaagaagaagaggaagaagaagaagaagaagaagaagacttgTTGGATGCAGATATGGATCCAGTTCAGGAAATCCAGACTACCAGAGATGTTCAGCCCTACCATCCACCTCTATCCCAGTCAGGCCTTCCTATTGCTGGATCCCTCGACTACCCCGACGCCCCTCCAACCACCCCTCTGATCCCCGAGCTAGAAAGGAGCAGAAGCAGCTTCGCCCGGAAGCTGAAGGGGGGGTTGGCAAAGGTTTTCCTGCCCTCTCCTCCGCCGCCAACGCCGAAAGACAAAGAAGAAAACTCAGACGGTGCCATGACTGACCCTCAGCTGGAGCTGATGGAGCATCTGATGCATTCGCTTACCACAAATGATTTGGCCAGAGACGGTTCTCCGCATGGAACCAGTATGGAGGCTTTTGCAGAGGCTCTGTCAGGTGATATCATGGACTGGGTCCTGAGTGCCAGAAACAGAGATCAGATAACAGACGAAAGCGGCATTCATCGACTGGCACATCATCTCGCTGAAACCATCATCACCTCCTCCCTTGATAAAGCTAAAATGCTTGACTAG
- the LOC142368541 gene encoding uncharacterized protein LOC142368541 isoform X3 → MQAVNSDSRVPEPVPGEGSPVNSEALEEFAQNMAENIIQSFQSKLEKMDPEVPRSDQDQEMLAEELASAVIETALREVSYAHIGGSGSSTLKTYHEKLSFVDTSGEEEEEEEEEEEEEEEDLLDADMDPVQEIQTTRDVQPYHPPLSQSGLPIAGSLDYPDAPPTTPLIPELERSRSSFARKLKGGLAKVFLPSPPPPTPKDKEENSDGAMTDPQLELMEHLMHSLTTNDLARDGSPHGTSMEAFAEALSGDIMDWVLSARNRDQITDESGIHRLAHHLAETIITSSLDKAKMLD, encoded by the coding sequence ATGCAGGCTGTAAATTCAGATTCGAGGGTACCAGAGCCCGTTCCTGGCGAGGGAAGTCCTGTAAACTCAGAGGCTCTTGAGGAGTTTGCCCAAAATATGGCAGAGAACATAATTCAGTCATTTCAAAGCAAACTGGAAAAGATGGACCCcgaggtgcccaggtcagaTCAAGACCAGGAGATGTTAGCTGAGGAGTTAGCATCAGCGGTAATAGAGACTGCACTGAGGGAAGTGAGTTACGCTCACATTGGTGGTTCAGGGAGTTCAACTTTAAAGACTTATCACGAAAAACTGTCCTTTGTGGATACAtctggagaagaagaagaagaagaagaggaagaagaagaagaagaagaagaagacttgTTGGATGCAGATATGGATCCAGTTCAGGAAATCCAGACTACCAGAGATGTTCAGCCCTACCATCCACCTCTATCCCAGTCAGGCCTTCCTATTGCTGGATCCCTCGACTACCCCGACGCCCCTCCAACCACCCCTCTGATCCCCGAGCTAGAAAGGAGCAGAAGCAGCTTCGCCCGGAAGCTGAAGGGGGGGTTGGCAAAGGTTTTCCTGCCCTCTCCTCCGCCGCCAACGCCGAAAGACAAAGAAGAAAACTCAGACGGTGCCATGACTGACCCTCAGCTGGAGCTGATGGAGCATCTGATGCATTCGCTTACCACAAATGATTTGGCCAGAGACGGTTCTCCGCATGGAACCAGTATGGAGGCTTTTGCAGAGGCTCTGTCAGGTGATATCATGGACTGGGTCCTGAGTGCCAGAAACAGAGATCAGATAACAGACGAAAGCGGCATTCATCGACTGGCACATCATCTCGCTGAAACCATCATCACCTCCTCCCTTGATAAAGCTAAAATGCTTGACTAG